Proteins encoded within one genomic window of Streptomyces profundus:
- a CDS encoding bifunctional metallophosphatase/5'-nucleotidase produces MATSAVAVGVVGALALAPSADAETAATGPQGHGGGHHHGRTVDLQVLAINDLHGALEPPGGSDGEVVHEHEDGTTETIEAGGVEYLAGALADARAGEPRSVTVAAGDLVGATPLLSGLFHDEPTIEALNELGMDVAGVGNHEFDEGYAELLRLQDGGCHPEDGCYADGREFTGSDFPYLAANVVDEDTQEPILAPYAVQNLRGVKVGFIGVTLEGTADIVTQEGIEGLAFLDEAETINRYTEELRRRGVNAVIALIHEGGYPESAAYNHDCDADGGGLSGPIVDIAERTDAGVDALITGHTHQPYVCTVPDPNGDDRLVTSASSNGRLFTELSMSYDRRAKDIVRTSVTGTNVVVDREREPVAELTELLDYWRELADPVANAPIGWIAGDIPGRGAGTPEFPAGDLIADAQLAHGLALDESTDLALMNPGGVRADLTYAASGDEGDGVVTYGEGFTVQPFSNTVNLLDLTGEQLLAVLAEQVTGANEEVPKILQPSEGFAYTLDLTESGADRIVADSVTVNGEPLDPAATYRVAVNSFLAGGGDGFATLAEGGNPLVGQDDMAALAAYLTANSTAQAPLAPPTADRITVVE; encoded by the coding sequence ATGGCCACAAGCGCGGTCGCCGTGGGGGTCGTCGGGGCGCTGGCGCTCGCCCCGTCGGCCGACGCGGAGACGGCCGCCACGGGCCCTCAGGGCCATGGCGGCGGGCACCACCACGGCCGGACCGTCGATCTCCAGGTGTTGGCGATCAACGATCTGCACGGCGCGTTGGAGCCGCCCGGCGGTTCGGACGGCGAGGTGGTGCACGAGCACGAGGACGGCACCACGGAGACGATCGAGGCCGGCGGCGTGGAGTACCTGGCCGGCGCGCTGGCCGACGCCAGGGCCGGGGAGCCGCGTTCGGTGACGGTGGCGGCCGGCGATCTGGTGGGCGCCACCCCGCTGTTGTCCGGCCTCTTCCACGACGAGCCCACCATCGAGGCGCTCAACGAGCTGGGCATGGATGTCGCCGGCGTCGGCAACCACGAATTCGACGAGGGCTATGCCGAGCTGCTGCGGCTCCAGGACGGCGGCTGCCACCCGGAGGACGGCTGCTACGCGGACGGCCGGGAGTTCACGGGTTCGGACTTCCCCTATCTGGCGGCCAACGTGGTCGACGAGGACACCCAGGAGCCGATTCTGGCGCCCTACGCGGTGCAGAACCTGCGCGGCGTCAAGGTCGGCTTCATCGGCGTCACCCTGGAGGGGACGGCCGACATCGTCACCCAGGAGGGCATCGAGGGCCTCGCGTTCCTGGACGAGGCCGAGACCATCAACCGCTACACCGAGGAGCTGCGGCGCCGTGGGGTGAACGCGGTGATCGCGCTGATCCACGAGGGCGGCTATCCGGAGTCGGCGGCGTACAACCACGACTGCGACGCGGACGGCGGCGGCCTCTCCGGGCCGATCGTGGACATCGCCGAGCGGACGGACGCGGGGGTCGACGCGCTGATCACCGGGCACACGCACCAGCCGTATGTGTGCACCGTGCCCGACCCGAACGGCGACGACCGGCTGGTGACGTCGGCGTCCTCCAACGGGCGGCTGTTCACCGAGCTTTCGATGTCCTACGACCGCCGCGCCAAGGACATCGTGCGCACCTCGGTCACCGGCACCAACGTGGTCGTCGACCGGGAGCGGGAGCCGGTCGCCGAGCTGACCGAACTGCTGGACTACTGGCGTGAGTTGGCCGATCCGGTGGCCAACGCCCCGATCGGCTGGATCGCCGGGGACATCCCAGGACGCGGCGCCGGCACGCCCGAGTTCCCGGCCGGTGACCTGATCGCCGACGCGCAGTTGGCGCACGGTCTGGCCCTGGACGAGTCCACCGATCTGGCCCTGATGAACCCGGGCGGGGTGCGCGCCGATCTGACGTACGCGGCCTCGGGGGACGAGGGCGACGGGGTGGTCACCTACGGCGAGGGCTTCACGGTGCAGCCGTTCTCCAACACGGTCAACCTGCTGGACCTCACCGGGGAGCAGCTGCTGGCGGTGCTGGCGGAGCAGGTGACGGGCGCCAACGAGGAGGTGCCCAAGATCCTTCAGCCCTCGGAGGGTTTCGCCTACACCCTGGATCTGACCGAGTCGGGCGCGGATCGGATCGTTGCCGACTCGGTGACGGTCAACGGTGAGCCGTTGGACCCGGCGGCGACCTACCGGGTCGCGGTCAACTCGTTCCTGGCCGGCGGCGGCGACGGCTTCGCCACCCTGGCCGAGGGCGGGAACCCGCTGGTCGGGCAGGACGACATGGCGGCGCTGGCCGCCTATCTGACCGCCAACTCCACGGCCCAGGCGCCGCTGGCGCCCCCGACGGCCGACCGGATCACCGTCGTCGAGTAG
- a CDS encoding RNA degradosome polyphosphate kinase, whose product MGAPSDRAPSDRAPGDTALGDGQMGDRAMLAALDAEIAPGGDAAAQDTAFPPLPEDRFLDRERSWLAFNERVLELAEDPATPLLERANFLSIFASNLDEFFMVRVAGLKRRIATGVATRSLTGRPPGEVLEDIWSVAREQLARQATCYQREVNPLLAEQGIHLLRWPDLAEHEQTTLFSLFRKRIFPVLTPLAVDPAHPFPYISGLSLNLAVVVRNPATGHRHFARVKVPPLLSRFLEVSPRRFVPVEDVIAAHLEELFPGMVVLAHHVFRVTRNEDLEVEEDDTENLIQALEKELLRRRFGPPVRLEVEESIDSEVLDLLVRELKIRREEVIAVPGPLDLTGLHSIAGIDRPELKYPKFVAGTHRDLAEVESASAPDIFAALRTRDVLLHHPYDSFSTSVQAFLEQAAADPDVLAIKQTLYRTSGDSPIVDALIDAAESGKQVLVLVEIKARFDEHANIKWARKLEESGCHVVYGLVGLKTHCKLSLVVRQEGEDLRRYAHVGTGNYHPKTARVYEDLGLLTADPDVGADLSDLFNRLSGYSRREHYRRLLVAPRSLREGLVSRIGREIEHHRAGRPAWVRFKSNSIVDEAVIDALYRASQAGVPVDIWVRGICALRPGVPGLSENVRVRSVLGRFLEHSRVYAFAAGGEAEVWLGSADLMHRNLDRRIEVLVRVTDPAHRSTLTRLLAAGTSDTTESWHLDSEGHWRRHATDEDGQPLRRVQEMLIEARRKRRGTSS is encoded by the coding sequence ATCGGCGCGCCGAGCGATCGCGCGCCGAGCGATCGCGCGCCGGGCGACACGGCGTTGGGCGACGGTCAGATGGGGGACCGGGCGATGTTGGCGGCGCTCGACGCCGAGATCGCGCCGGGGGGCGACGCCGCCGCCCAGGACACCGCTTTCCCGCCCCTCCCAGAGGATCGTTTCCTCGATCGGGAGCGCAGCTGGCTGGCGTTCAACGAGCGGGTCCTGGAGCTGGCCGAGGACCCGGCCACCCCGCTGCTCGAACGGGCCAACTTTCTGAGCATCTTCGCCAGCAACCTCGACGAGTTCTTCATGGTGCGGGTCGCCGGCCTCAAACGGCGGATCGCCACCGGCGTCGCCACCCGCTCGCTGACCGGCCGCCCGCCGGGCGAGGTGCTGGAGGACATCTGGTCCGTCGCCAGGGAGCAGCTCGCCCGGCAGGCCACCTGCTACCAGCGGGAGGTCAACCCGCTCCTGGCCGAGCAGGGCATCCACCTGCTGCGCTGGCCCGACCTCGCCGAACACGAACAGACCACGCTCTTCTCGCTGTTCCGCAAGCGGATATTCCCCGTCCTCACCCCGCTGGCCGTCGACCCGGCGCACCCGTTCCCCTACATATCCGGGCTCTCCCTCAACCTCGCCGTGGTCGTCCGCAACCCGGCCACCGGCCACCGGCACTTCGCCAGGGTGAAGGTGCCGCCGCTGCTCTCCCGCTTCCTTGAGGTCTCCCCCCGGCGCTTCGTGCCTGTCGAGGATGTGATCGCGGCCCACCTGGAGGAACTGTTTCCAGGCATGGTGGTCCTCGCCCACCATGTCTTCCGGGTCACCCGCAACGAGGACCTGGAGGTGGAGGAGGACGACACCGAGAACCTCATCCAGGCGCTGGAGAAGGAACTGCTGCGCCGCCGCTTCGGCCCGCCCGTCCGTCTTGAGGTGGAGGAGTCCATCGACTCCGAGGTGCTCGACCTCCTGGTCCGCGAGCTGAAGATCCGCCGCGAGGAGGTCATCGCCGTCCCCGGGCCGCTGGACCTGACGGGGCTGCACTCCATCGCCGGGATCGACCGCCCCGAGCTGAAGTACCCCAAGTTCGTCGCCGGCACCCACCGCGACCTGGCCGAGGTCGAGTCCGCCTCGGCGCCCGACATATTCGCCGCGCTGCGCACCCGTGACGTGCTGCTGCACCACCCCTACGACTCGTTCTCCACCTCCGTGCAGGCGTTCCTCGAACAGGCGGCGGCCGACCCCGACGTGCTGGCGATCAAGCAGACGCTGTACCGGACGTCGGGTGACTCGCCCATCGTCGACGCGCTGATCGACGCGGCCGAGTCCGGCAAGCAGGTGCTGGTCCTGGTCGAGATCAAGGCCCGCTTCGACGAGCACGCCAACATCAAGTGGGCGCGCAAGCTGGAGGAGTCCGGCTGTCATGTGGTCTACGGCCTGGTCGGCCTCAAGACGCACTGCAAGCTCTCCCTCGTCGTCCGCCAGGAGGGCGAGGACCTGCGCCGCTACGCCCATGTCGGCACCGGCAACTACCACCCCAAGACCGCCAGGGTCTACGAGGACCTCGGCCTGCTCACGGCCGACCCGGACGTCGGCGCCGATCTCTCCGACCTCTTCAACCGGCTCTCCGGCTACTCCCGCAGGGAGCACTACCGCCGGCTGCTGGTCGCGCCGCGCTCGCTCCGCGAGGGGCTGGTCTCCCGGATCGGCCGCGAGATCGAGCACCACCGGGCCGGCCGGCCGGCGTGGGTCAGGTTCAAGTCCAACTCGATCGTGGACGAGGCGGTGATCGACGCGCTCTACCGCGCCTCGCAGGCCGGCGTCCCCGTCGACATCTGGGTGCGCGGCATCTGCGCGCTCCGCCCCGGGGTGCCCGGCCTCTCCGAGAACGTCAGGGTGCGCAGCGTGCTGGGCCGCTTCCTGGAACACTCCCGGGTCTACGCGTTCGCCGCCGGCGGCGAGGCGGAGGTGTGGCTCGGCAGCGCCGACCTGATGCACCGCAACCTGGACCGCCGGATCGAGGTGCTGGTCCGCGTCACCGACCCGGCCCACCGTTCCACCCTCACCC
- a CDS encoding 4'-phosphopantetheinyl transferase family protein, producing MIEELLPPAVASAESLGDPAEPPPLFPEEEAHIARAVASRRQEFTTVRHCARTALAELGGPRVPLLPGERGAPGWPDGFLGSMTHCKGYRAAVVARVGELAGLGIDAEPNEPLRDRGVVDLIALPDERVRLAELSARRPEVTWERLLFSAKESVYKVWYPLTGKWLDFEEARLTIDPDQGTFSAELLVPGPVVDGVKVGTFHGRWLARDGLLVTAISLAHSPQE from the coding sequence GTGATCGAGGAACTGCTGCCGCCCGCCGTCGCCTCGGCCGAGTCCCTCGGCGACCCGGCCGAGCCGCCGCCCCTCTTCCCCGAGGAGGAGGCCCACATAGCGCGCGCCGTGGCGAGCCGCCGCCAGGAGTTCACCACCGTGCGGCACTGCGCCCGCACCGCGCTGGCCGAACTGGGCGGCCCGCGTGTCCCGTTGCTGCCGGGCGAACGCGGCGCGCCCGGCTGGCCCGACGGGTTCCTCGGCAGCATGACCCACTGCAAGGGCTACCGCGCCGCCGTGGTGGCCAGGGTCGGCGAGCTGGCGGGCCTCGGCATCGACGCCGAGCCCAACGAACCGCTGCGCGACCGGGGCGTCGTCGATCTGATCGCGCTGCCCGACGAACGGGTGCGGCTGGCCGAGCTGTCCGCGCGGCGCCCCGAGGTCACCTGGGAGCGGCTGCTCTTCAGCGCCAAGGAGAGCGTCTACAAGGTCTGGTACCCGCTGACCGGAAAATGGCTGGACTTCGAGGAGGCCAGGCTGACCATCGACCCGGACCAGGGCACGTTCTCAGCCGAGCTGCTGGTCCCGGGACCTGTGGTCGACGGCGTCAAGGTGGGAACGTTCCACGGGCGTTGGCTGGCGCGGGACGGACTGCTGGTTACGGCCATTTCACTGGCGCACAGCCCTCAGGAGTGA
- a CDS encoding SDR family oxidoreductase: protein MKIAVIGGTGLIGSQVVEILNSAGHEAVPHSQSTGADVISGAGLDAAVAGADVVVNLTNSPTFDAASPAFFRTSMEQLLEAARKAGVGHFVILSIVGVDQVPELDYYRAKTLQEEDLEAGGIPYSIVRATQFMEFVDAVLSWTADDDTVRLPATPIQPIAAGDVAQSVADVAAGAPLNGVRHVAGPEVFPLDELGRITLAHASDGRTVVTDPAAGMFGAVQGDVLTNTNAQLAPTRYSDWLARRG, encoded by the coding sequence ATGAAGATCGCAGTCATCGGCGGTACCGGTCTGATCGGGTCGCAGGTCGTCGAGATCCTGAACAGCGCCGGGCACGAGGCGGTGCCGCACTCGCAGTCCACCGGCGCCGACGTCATCAGCGGCGCGGGTCTTGACGCCGCGGTCGCCGGCGCCGATGTCGTCGTCAACCTGACGAACTCGCCGACCTTCGACGCGGCCTCCCCCGCGTTCTTCCGGACCTCGATGGAGCAGTTGCTGGAGGCGGCGCGCAAGGCCGGCGTCGGGCACTTCGTCATCCTCTCCATCGTCGGCGTCGACCAGGTGCCCGAGCTGGACTACTACCGGGCCAAGACGCTCCAGGAGGAGGATCTTGAGGCCGGGGGTATCCCCTACTCGATCGTCCGGGCGACGCAGTTCATGGAGTTCGTCGACGCGGTGCTGTCCTGGACCGCCGACGACGACACCGTCCGGCTGCCCGCCACGCCGATCCAGCCGATCGCCGCCGGGGACGTGGCCCAGTCGGTGGCCGACGTCGCCGCCGGGGCGCCGTTGAACGGCGTGCGGCATGTCGCGGGGCCCGAGGTCTTCCCGCTGGACGAGCTGGGGCGGATCACCCTGGCGCACGCGTCCGACGGCCGCACCGTCGTCACCGATCCCGCCGCCGGAATGTTCGGCGCCGTCCAGGGCGATGTCCTCACCAACACCAACGCCCAACTCGCGCCCACCCGTTACTCCGACTGGCTGGCGCGCCGGGGCTGA
- the mshD gene encoding mycothiol synthase, with product MSEVVVLDEVSADEQALVERLIEAAARVDGQPAVSEQGRLLLRGGPREGVRHLLLNRGGELLGYAQLDGTDPVEPPSSELVVHPEHRGNRHGMRLGQALLTESGQRLRLWAHGAHPPARRLARRLGLAEFRELRQLRRPLTDLVLPEPTLAPGITVRAFVPGGDDAAWLRLNAAAFAHHPEQGSLTQRDLDARAAEPWFDPAGFFLAEREGELLGFHWTKVHAAEGLGEVYVLGVAPDAQGLGLGRALTTIGLRHLADERGLATAMLYVDADNTAAVRVYESLGFTTYETDLMYRTET from the coding sequence ATGAGTGAGGTCGTGGTGCTGGACGAGGTGTCCGCGGATGAACAGGCCCTGGTGGAACGGCTGATCGAGGCGGCGGCCCGGGTGGACGGCCAGCCGGCCGTCTCCGAGCAGGGCCGGCTGCTGCTGCGCGGCGGCCCCCGCGAGGGCGTCCGCCATCTGCTGCTCAACCGGGGCGGCGAACTGCTCGGCTACGCGCAGTTGGACGGCACGGATCCGGTGGAGCCGCCGTCGAGCGAACTGGTGGTGCACCCCGAACACCGGGGCAACCGCCATGGGATGCGGCTCGGCCAGGCGCTGTTGACCGAGTCCGGGCAGCGGCTGCGCCTCTGGGCGCACGGCGCGCATCCGCCCGCACGCCGGCTCGCGCGCCGGCTCGGGCTGGCCGAGTTCCGCGAACTGCGCCAGCTGCGGCGCCCGTTGACGGACCTGGTGCTGCCGGAGCCGACGCTGGCCCCGGGCATCACCGTCCGCGCGTTCGTCCCCGGCGGGGACGACGCGGCCTGGCTGCGCCTCAACGCCGCCGCCTTCGCGCACCACCCCGAGCAGGGGTCGCTCACCCAGCGGGACCTCGACGCGCGCGCGGCCGAGCCGTGGTTCGACCCGGCCGGCTTCTTCCTGGCCGAACGCGAGGGCGAACTCCTGGGCTTCCACTGGACCAAGGTGCACGCCGCCGAGGGCCTCGGCGAGGTCTATGTGCTGGGCGTCGCCCCCGACGCCCAGGGCCTCGGCCTCGGCCGCGCCCTCACCACCATCGGCCTGCGCCACCTCGCGGACGAACGCGGCCTCGCCACCGCGATGCTCTACGTCGACGCGGACAACACGGCGGCGGTCCGCGTCTACGAGTCCCTGGGCTTCACCACGTACGAGACGGACCTGATGTACCGCACCGAAACGTAG
- the soxR gene encoding redox-sensitive transcriptional activator SoxR: protein MVQENSPRITKELTIGQLAERSGVATSALRFYEEQGLISSRRTTGNQRRYHRDTLRRVAFIRVSQNVGMSLQAIHDALDRLPEGRTPDRADWADLSAFWRADLDARIGQLTRLRDDLTECIGCGCLSLESCMLANPYDICAREGSGPRRLLGDEGRTTC, encoded by the coding sequence ATGGTCCAGGAGAACTCTCCCCGCATCACCAAGGAACTCACCATCGGCCAGCTGGCCGAGCGCAGCGGTGTGGCCACGTCAGCCCTGCGTTTCTACGAGGAGCAGGGGCTGATCAGCAGCCGGCGCACCACCGGCAACCAGCGTCGTTACCACCGCGACACACTGCGTCGGGTCGCGTTCATCCGCGTTTCGCAGAACGTCGGCATGTCGTTGCAGGCGATCCACGACGCGCTCGACCGGCTGCCCGAGGGGCGCACGCCCGACCGGGCCGACTGGGCCGATCTGTCCGCCTTCTGGCGCGCCGATCTGGACGCCAGGATCGGTCAGTTGACGCGGCTGCGGGATGACCTCACGGAATGCATCGGCTGTGGCTGCCTCTCCCTGGAGAGCTGCATGCTGGCCAACCCGTACGACATCTGCGCCCGCGAGGGCAGCGGCCCGCGCCGGCTGCTGGGGGACGAGGGCCGGACCACCTGCTGA
- a CDS encoding RrF2 family transcriptional regulator: MSGGVEWALHCCVVLTSVAEPVPATRLAELHDVSPSYLAKQLQALSRAGLVRSVQGKAGGYTLTRAPTAITVLDVVEAVDGAAPAFVCTEIRQRGPLATPPESCAAPCAIARAMHTADAAWRDALRAVTIADLVRDVGTDHGPRAMSRISGWLTAG; this comes from the coding sequence ATGTCCGGCGGGGTCGAGTGGGCGCTGCACTGCTGCGTGGTCCTCACCTCGGTCGCGGAGCCGGTCCCGGCGACCCGACTGGCCGAGCTGCACGATGTCTCGCCCAGCTATCTGGCCAAACAGCTCCAGGCGCTCTCCCGCGCCGGGTTGGTGCGATCGGTGCAGGGCAAGGCGGGCGGCTACACGCTCACGCGTGCGCCCACGGCGATCACGGTGCTCGACGTGGTGGAGGCGGTGGACGGCGCGGCCCCGGCCTTCGTCTGCACCGAGATCCGCCAGCGCGGCCCGCTGGCCACCCCGCCCGAGTCCTGCGCCGCGCCCTGCGCGATCGCCCGCGCCATGCACACGGCCGACGCGGCCTGGCGCGACGCGCTGCGCGCCGTCACCATCGCCGACCTCGTCCGCGACGTCGGCACGGACCACGGCCCCCGCGCGATGTCCCGCATCAGCGGGTGGCTGACCGCCGGCTAG
- a CDS encoding LacI family DNA-binding transcriptional regulator, protein MAKVTRDDVARLAGTSTAVVSYVINNGPRPVAAATRERVLAAIKELGYRPDRVAQAMASQRTDLIGLIVPDARQPFFAEMAHAVEQAAAERGKMVLVGNSDYLDEREVHYLRAFLGMRVSGLILISQGPSEHAATEIDAWDARVVLLHRRPEAIDDVAVVLDDVGGAERLTRHLLDHGHPYVACLGGVDSTPEHGDPVTDHVTGWRRAMAVAGLDTEGRLFKAPYNRYDAYRIALRLLAGPDRPPALVCATDDQAIGVLRAARELRIDVPGELAVAGFDDVKEAGLTDPPLTTVGSDREAMARAAVDLAIGDTTGAPIDRLRQFPVALRLRASCGCDAGV, encoded by the coding sequence GTGGCCAAGGTGACGCGGGACGATGTGGCACGGCTGGCGGGGACGTCGACCGCCGTGGTCAGCTATGTCATCAACAACGGCCCGCGCCCGGTGGCCGCGGCCACCAGGGAGCGTGTGCTCGCCGCGATCAAGGAGTTGGGCTACCGGCCCGACCGGGTCGCCCAGGCCATGGCCTCCCAACGCACCGATCTGATCGGGCTGATCGTGCCCGACGCCCGCCAGCCGTTCTTCGCCGAGATGGCGCACGCCGTCGAGCAGGCGGCGGCCGAGCGCGGCAAGATGGTCCTGGTCGGGAACTCCGACTACCTGGACGAGCGCGAGGTCCACTATCTGCGGGCGTTCCTCGGCATGCGGGTCTCCGGGCTGATCCTGATCAGCCAGGGCCCAAGTGAGCACGCCGCCACGGAGATCGACGCCTGGGACGCCCGGGTGGTGCTGCTGCACCGCAGGCCCGAGGCGATCGACGACGTGGCGGTGGTCCTCGACGACGTGGGCGGCGCCGAGCGGCTCACCCGCCATCTGCTGGACCACGGACACCCCTACGTCGCCTGCCTCGGCGGCGTCGACTCGACGCCCGAGCACGGCGACCCCGTCACCGACCATGTCACCGGCTGGCGCCGGGCGATGGCCGTCGCCGGGCTCGACACCGAGGGCCGGCTCTTCAAGGCCCCCTACAACCGCTATGACGCCTACCGCATCGCGTTGCGGCTGCTGGCCGGTCCCGACCGGCCGCCGGCCCTGGTCTGCGCCACGGACGACCAGGCCATCGGCGTGCTGCGGGCCGCGCGCGAGCTGCGCATCGACGTGCCAGGGGAGTTGGCGGTCGCCGGCTTCGACGACGTCAAGGAAGCCGGCCTGACCGACCCGCCGTTGACGACGGTCGGCTCCGACCGGGAGGCCATGGCGCGGGCCGCCGTGGATCTCGCCATCGGCGACACGACGGGGGCGCCGATCGACCGGCTGCGGCAGTTCCCCGTGGCGCTGCGGCTGCGCGCCTCCTGCGGCTGCGACGCCGGCGTCTGA
- a CDS encoding metallophosphoesterase family protein, producing the protein MGQLVGISDLHVRYPENREIVAGLKPEREDDWLLVAGDVGEVMEDIEWALTLLSQRFAKVVWTPGNHELWTPKEDPVRLTGEARYQHLVALCRRLGVLTPEDPYPVWEGEGGPAVIVPLFLHYDYSFRPPGTRDKREALAVAEAAGVVCTDEYMITPDPYPNSESWCRQRVAATEARLDAELPDGLPTVLVNHYPLVREPTRVLRYPEFALWCGTDRTQDWARRYRAACVVYGHLHIPRLIRHEGIPHQEVSLGYPREWKPRSLAPGRLVSILPGLVGKK; encoded by the coding sequence ATGGGGCAGCTGGTGGGCATCAGTGACCTGCATGTGCGGTACCCGGAGAACCGGGAGATCGTCGCGGGGCTGAAACCTGAGCGTGAGGACGACTGGCTGCTGGTGGCCGGCGATGTGGGGGAGGTGATGGAGGACATCGAGTGGGCGCTGACGCTGCTGAGCCAGCGCTTCGCCAAGGTGGTCTGGACACCGGGCAACCACGAGCTGTGGACGCCCAAGGAGGATCCGGTCCGGCTGACCGGCGAGGCCCGCTACCAGCATCTGGTGGCGCTCTGCCGCCGGTTGGGCGTGCTCACCCCCGAGGACCCCTACCCGGTGTGGGAGGGCGAGGGCGGTCCCGCGGTGATCGTGCCGCTGTTCCTGCACTACGACTACTCGTTCCGGCCCCCGGGGACCCGCGACAAGCGCGAGGCGCTCGCCGTCGCCGAGGCGGCCGGCGTGGTCTGCACCGACGAGTACATGATCACGCCCGACCCGTACCCCAACTCCGAGAGCTGGTGCCGGCAGCGGGTCGCCGCCACGGAGGCCAGGCTGGACGCGGAGCTGCCCGACGGGCTGCCCACCGTGCTGGTCAACCACTATCCGCTGGTGCGCGAGCCCACCCGGGTGCTGCGCTACCCCGAGTTCGCGCTCTGGTGCGGCACCGACCGCACCCAGGACTGGGCGCGTCGCTACCGGGCGGCCTGCGTGGTCTACGGCCATCTGCACATCCCCCGGCTGATCCGCCACGAGGGCATCCCGCACCAGGAGGTCTCCCTCGGCTACCCCAGGGAGTGGAAGCCCCGCTCGCTGGCGCCCGGGCGCCTGGTGTCGATCCTGCCGGGGCTGGTGGGGAAGAAGTGA
- a CDS encoding PHP domain-containing protein: MVESPFGRAGRFWRGNLHAHSDRSDGALSPREVVGRYREAGYDFVAVTDHFRARHGFPLTDTRSFRTPEFTTLLGAELHPPRTEFASEWHLLAVGLPLDFRPPEPDEDGPGLARRARAAGAFVGLAHPAASLLTAADAATVDAAHAVEVYNALSAREDRGDSWHLTDVLLNRGHRLGAFAADDAHFQPQDPPACAAWVWVRAESRTPEALSAALKAGHYYASTGPELHDVRLSEGWLTVRCSPVRKIVISGGVPGAIVQRGEALTEWRAPVAMFRDRHFRVTVEDAAGRRAWSNPLLPGQYT, encoded by the coding sequence GTGGTGGAGTCGCCGTTCGGGCGGGCTGGGAGGTTCTGGCGGGGGAATCTGCACGCGCACTCGGATCGGTCCGATGGCGCGCTGTCGCCCCGTGAGGTGGTTGGGCGCTATCGGGAGGCCGGGTACGACTTCGTCGCCGTCACCGACCACTTCCGCGCTCGGCACGGGTTTCCGCTCACCGACACGCGGTCGTTCCGCACCCCGGAGTTCACCACCCTGCTCGGTGCCGAACTGCACCCGCCGCGCACCGAGTTCGCCAGTGAGTGGCATCTTCTCGCCGTGGGGCTGCCCCTGGACTTCCGGCCGCCCGAGCCGGACGAGGACGGCCCCGGGCTCGCGCGCCGGGCGCGCGCCGCCGGCGCGTTCGTCGGCCTCGCGCACCCCGCGGCGTCGCTGCTCACCGCCGCCGACGCGGCCACCGTGGACGCGGCCCATGCCGTCGAGGTGTACAACGCGCTCTCCGCGCGCGAAGACCGGGGCGACAGCTGGCATCTGACCGATGTTCTCCTCAACCGCGGTCACCGGCTCGGCGCCTTCGCCGCCGACGACGCGCACTTCCAGCCCCAGGATCCGCCGGCCTGCGCGGCCTGGGTGTGGGTTCGTGCGGAGTCCCGCACCCCCGAGGCGCTGTCGGCGGCCCTCAAGGCCGGCCACTACTACGCGAGCACGGGGCCCGAGTTGCACGATGTCCGTCTCAGCGAGGGGTGGTTGACGGTGCGCTGCTCCCCGGTGCGGAAGATCGTGATCAGCGGCGGGGTGCCGGGGGCGATCGTCCAGCGGGGCGAGGCGCTCACCGAGTGGCGCGCGCCGGTGGCGATGTTCCGCGACCGGCACTTCCGTGTCACCGTCGAGGACGCGGCCGGCCGCCGCGCCTGGAGCAACCCGCTCCTACCGGGCCAGTACACCTAG